Proteins from a genomic interval of Nerophis lumbriciformis linkage group LG01, RoL_Nlum_v2.1, whole genome shotgun sequence:
- the larp4aa gene encoding la ribonucleoprotein 4Aa isoform X3, with translation MPMTPSEAVSNSPHWPPSDLSEGYSEPPFAGCKPYTVGFTGLDNCSSTATAEIVVNGMDPPELGFSPAECTTGTSESKIEDQPVSSENLRESLKKELEFYFSRENLSKDLYLMSQMDSDQFVPIWTIASMEGIKVLTSDMELILDVLRSSPMVQVDEKGEKVRPNHKRCIIILREVPETTPIEEVESLFKNDNCPKVISVEFAHNNNWYITFQSDTDAQQAYEYLREEVKTFQGKPIMARIKAINTFFAKNGYRSMDSSLYSQQSQSHSQYSSPLYMQHIYPQQQYPVYGIVPPTWTTSPTPYFETPLAPFPNSTFVNGFGSGHYKTGSGSLTVTRPFNRNRVPLYSRKNVINAFRNHTKPQVRPNELTSSVTPVSLESLTGLRSPQPPVPSSAISNPAQPASDLSSMFSHLSSSSSSLDPNDDSSMAARGRRGTTYRGTRRRREDDRIMRPVPLAEVKVSPPKFDLAATNFPPLPGCVISTQGEPVLENRMSDVVRGLYRDKMEPVNKETTVSPAPSQPVVTEDSLTSLSPTRTSAKPVTQPLATSAPSMGSLEKRVERPELSIPKVTQSTAPIQATVSPSSTQAVPSARPQATTVSTPVKPSMPTPVPATVPTLSQEPRKLSYAEVCQRPPKDPPPAAPASASPSSTASGQPLRELRVNKAEEPGSSSAPGDKQERGHVREGGREFKDSRPMRDRDFKAHYRSNGPRGTGGLKFRDQKRPPLARRHSPQGGYRHTGKEQNIPPVSPK, from the exons ATGCCCATGACCCCCAGTGAAGCTGTATCAAACAGCCCCCATTGGCCCCCCTCGGACCTCAGTGAGG GTTACTCGGAGCCGCCCTTTGCCGGTTGCAAGCCGTACACTGTGGGATTCACAGGCCTGGATAACTGCAGCTCCACAGCAACAGCTGAGATAGTAGTAAATGGAATGGACCCTCCAGAGTTGGGCTTTTCCCCTGCCGAGTGCACCACGGGGACCTCAG AGTCCAAAATTGAAGATCAGCCAGTCTCATCTGAGAACCTACGTGAGTCTCTGAAAAAAGAGCTGGAGTTTTACTTCTCAAG agAGAACCTCTCCAAGGACCTGTACCTAATGTCCCAGATGGACAGTGACCAGTTTGTCCCTATTTGGACCATTGCTAGCATGGAGGGCATTAAGGTCCTCACTAGTGACATGGAACTCATTTTGGATGTGTTGAGAT CATCGCCTATGGTACAAGTGGATGAGAAAGGGGAGAAGGTGCGCCCCAACCACAAACGATGTATTATCATACTGCGGGAAGTCCCTGAAACCACACCCATTGAG GAAGTAGAGTCCCTGTTTAAAAACGACAACTGTCCGAAGGTGATAAGTGTAGAGTTTGCACATAACAACAACTGGTACATCACATTCCAGTCAGACACCGATGCTCAGCAG GCATATGAATACTTGCGAGAGGAAGTAAAAACATTTCAGGGAAAACCCATAATG GCCAGAATAAAGGCAATCAACACATTCTTTGCAAAGAATGGCTACCGTAGCATGGACAGCAGCCTGTACTCCCAGCAGTCCCAGAGCCATTCCCAGTACAGCTCCCCCCTGTACATGCAGCACATCTACCCACAGCAGCAGTACCCGGTCTACGGCATTGTGCCCCCCACCTGGACAACCTCGCCCACGCCGTACTTTGAAACTCCTTTG GCACCTTTTCCCAACAGTACCTTTGTGAATGGATTTGGCTCTGGACACTATAAAACTGGCTCTGGTTCTCTTACAGTCACTCGACCTTTTAACAGAAATCG TGTACCCCTCTATTCAAGAAAGAATGTAATAAATGCCTTCAG AAACCACACAAAACCCCAGGTTAGGCCGAACGAGTTAACATCGTCCGTAACTCCTGTGTCATTGGAAAGTCTGACAGGACTGCGCAGTCCACAGCCTCCTGTCCCTAGCTCTGCCATCTCTAACCCAGCCCAGCCGGCCTCTGACCTAAGCTCTATGTTCTCGCATctttcttcctcctcctcatctTTGGACCCTAATGATGACAGTAGCATGGCTGCACGTGGACG AAGAGGCACCACTTACAGAGGAACACGGAGGCGGCGAGAAGATGACCGTATTATG AGGCCTGTACCGCTGGCTGAAGTAAAAGTGTCACCTCCCAAGTTTGACTTGGCTGCCACTAATTTTCCTCCTCTTCCTGGCTGTGTGATCAGTACTCAAGGAGAGCCAGTGCTCGAAAACAGAATGTCGGATGTCGTTCGCGGTTTGTACAGGGACAAG atGGAACCGGTAAATAAAGAAACCACTGTAAGCCCAGCTCCAAGCCAACCTGTGGTCACAGAAGATAGTTTGACAAGCTTAAGTCCCACCAGAACATCTGCAAAGCCTGTCACACAACCACTCGCAACTTCAGCTCCTAG TATGGGGAGTCTGGAGAAGAGGGTTGAGCGACCGGAGCTCAGCATTCCAAAAGTGACCCAAAGCACAGCACCCATCCAAGCGACAGTCAGCCCGTCCTCCACACAAGCCGTGCCCAGCGCCAGGCCTCAAGCAACTACTGTCTCCACCCCAGTGAAGCCCAGCATGCCTACACCTGTTCCTGCCACTGTTCCGACCCTTTCACAG GAGCCACGTAAGCTCAGCTATGCTGAGGTGTGCCAACGGCCTCCCAAAGACCCCCCACCTGCAGCCCCTGCCTCGGCATCCCCCAGCAGCACGGCGTCAGGCCAGCCTTTGCGTGAATTGCGTGTGAACAAGGCTGAGGAGCCAGGCTCCAGCAGCGCTCCTGGAGACAAGCAGGAGAGAGGCCATGTCAGGGAGGGTGGACGGGAGTTCAAAGACAGCCGGCCCATGCGTGACCGTGACTTTAAAGCCCACTACCGCAGCAATGGCCCCAGAGGCACTGGCGGGCTCAAGTTCCGCGACCAGAAGCGGCCGCCTCTAGCACGACGCCACTCTCCGCAGGGAGGTTACAGGCACACTGGCAAAGAGCAGAATATTCCACCAGTGTCGCCAAAGTAA
- the larp4aa gene encoding la ribonucleoprotein 4Aa isoform X2 → MSSDQSGEPPLLQEEADPGPKTGAKDEAPPRNEGGSGGMVTSKGTSLNPNAKVWQEMPMTPSEAVSNSPHWPPSDLSEGYSEPPFAGCKPYTVGFTGLDNCSSTATAEIVVNGMDPPELGFSPAECTTGTSESKIEDQPVSSENLRESLKKELEFYFSRENLSKDLYLMSQMDSDQFVPIWTIASMEGIKVLTSDMELILDVLRSSPMVQVDEKGEKVRPNHKRCIIILREVPETTPIEEVESLFKNDNCPKVISVEFAHNNNWYITFQSDTDAQQAYEYLREEVKTFQGKPIMARIKAINTFFAKNGYRSMDSSLYSQQSQSHSQYSSPLYMQHIYPQQQYPVYGIVPPTWTTSPTPYFETPLAPFPNSTFVNGFGSGHYKTGSGSLTVTRPFNRNRNHTKPQVRPNELTSSVTPVSLESLTGLRSPQPPVPSSAISNPAQPASDLSSMFSHLSSSSSSLDPNDDSSMAARGRRGTTYRGTRRRREDDRIMRPVPLAEVKVSPPKFDLAATNFPPLPGCVISTQGEPVLENRMSDVVRGLYRDKMEPVNKETTVSPAPSQPVVTEDSLTSLSPTRTSAKPVTQPLATSAPSMGSLEKRVERPELSIPKVTQSTAPIQATVSPSSTQAVPSARPQATTVSTPVKPSMPTPVPATVPTLSQEPRKLSYAEVCQRPPKDPPPAAPASASPSSTASGQPLRELRVNKAEEPGSSSAPGDKQERGHVREGGREFKDSRPMRDRDFKAHYRSNGPRGTGGLKFRDQKRPPLARRHSPQGGYRHTGKEQNIPPVSPK, encoded by the exons GTTACATCTAAGGGCACCAGTTTGAACCCTAATGCCAAAGTATGGCAGGAGATGCCCATGACCCCCAGTGAAGCTGTATCAAACAGCCCCCATTGGCCCCCCTCGGACCTCAGTGAGG GTTACTCGGAGCCGCCCTTTGCCGGTTGCAAGCCGTACACTGTGGGATTCACAGGCCTGGATAACTGCAGCTCCACAGCAACAGCTGAGATAGTAGTAAATGGAATGGACCCTCCAGAGTTGGGCTTTTCCCCTGCCGAGTGCACCACGGGGACCTCAG AGTCCAAAATTGAAGATCAGCCAGTCTCATCTGAGAACCTACGTGAGTCTCTGAAAAAAGAGCTGGAGTTTTACTTCTCAAG agAGAACCTCTCCAAGGACCTGTACCTAATGTCCCAGATGGACAGTGACCAGTTTGTCCCTATTTGGACCATTGCTAGCATGGAGGGCATTAAGGTCCTCACTAGTGACATGGAACTCATTTTGGATGTGTTGAGAT CATCGCCTATGGTACAAGTGGATGAGAAAGGGGAGAAGGTGCGCCCCAACCACAAACGATGTATTATCATACTGCGGGAAGTCCCTGAAACCACACCCATTGAG GAAGTAGAGTCCCTGTTTAAAAACGACAACTGTCCGAAGGTGATAAGTGTAGAGTTTGCACATAACAACAACTGGTACATCACATTCCAGTCAGACACCGATGCTCAGCAG GCATATGAATACTTGCGAGAGGAAGTAAAAACATTTCAGGGAAAACCCATAATG GCCAGAATAAAGGCAATCAACACATTCTTTGCAAAGAATGGCTACCGTAGCATGGACAGCAGCCTGTACTCCCAGCAGTCCCAGAGCCATTCCCAGTACAGCTCCCCCCTGTACATGCAGCACATCTACCCACAGCAGCAGTACCCGGTCTACGGCATTGTGCCCCCCACCTGGACAACCTCGCCCACGCCGTACTTTGAAACTCCTTTG GCACCTTTTCCCAACAGTACCTTTGTGAATGGATTTGGCTCTGGACACTATAAAACTGGCTCTGGTTCTCTTACAGTCACTCGACCTTTTAACAGAAATCG AAACCACACAAAACCCCAGGTTAGGCCGAACGAGTTAACATCGTCCGTAACTCCTGTGTCATTGGAAAGTCTGACAGGACTGCGCAGTCCACAGCCTCCTGTCCCTAGCTCTGCCATCTCTAACCCAGCCCAGCCGGCCTCTGACCTAAGCTCTATGTTCTCGCATctttcttcctcctcctcatctTTGGACCCTAATGATGACAGTAGCATGGCTGCACGTGGACG AAGAGGCACCACTTACAGAGGAACACGGAGGCGGCGAGAAGATGACCGTATTATG AGGCCTGTACCGCTGGCTGAAGTAAAAGTGTCACCTCCCAAGTTTGACTTGGCTGCCACTAATTTTCCTCCTCTTCCTGGCTGTGTGATCAGTACTCAAGGAGAGCCAGTGCTCGAAAACAGAATGTCGGATGTCGTTCGCGGTTTGTACAGGGACAAG atGGAACCGGTAAATAAAGAAACCACTGTAAGCCCAGCTCCAAGCCAACCTGTGGTCACAGAAGATAGTTTGACAAGCTTAAGTCCCACCAGAACATCTGCAAAGCCTGTCACACAACCACTCGCAACTTCAGCTCCTAG TATGGGGAGTCTGGAGAAGAGGGTTGAGCGACCGGAGCTCAGCATTCCAAAAGTGACCCAAAGCACAGCACCCATCCAAGCGACAGTCAGCCCGTCCTCCACACAAGCCGTGCCCAGCGCCAGGCCTCAAGCAACTACTGTCTCCACCCCAGTGAAGCCCAGCATGCCTACACCTGTTCCTGCCACTGTTCCGACCCTTTCACAG GAGCCACGTAAGCTCAGCTATGCTGAGGTGTGCCAACGGCCTCCCAAAGACCCCCCACCTGCAGCCCCTGCCTCGGCATCCCCCAGCAGCACGGCGTCAGGCCAGCCTTTGCGTGAATTGCGTGTGAACAAGGCTGAGGAGCCAGGCTCCAGCAGCGCTCCTGGAGACAAGCAGGAGAGAGGCCATGTCAGGGAGGGTGGACGGGAGTTCAAAGACAGCCGGCCCATGCGTGACCGTGACTTTAAAGCCCACTACCGCAGCAATGGCCCCAGAGGCACTGGCGGGCTCAAGTTCCGCGACCAGAAGCGGCCGCCTCTAGCACGACGCCACTCTCCGCAGGGAGGTTACAGGCACACTGGCAAAGAGCAGAATATTCCACCAGTGTCGCCAAAGTAA
- the larp4aa gene encoding la ribonucleoprotein 4Aa isoform X1: protein MSSDQSGEPPLLQEEADPGPKTGAKDEAPPRNEGGSGGMVTSKGTSLNPNAKVWQEMPMTPSEAVSNSPHWPPSDLSEGYSEPPFAGCKPYTVGFTGLDNCSSTATAEIVVNGMDPPELGFSPAECTTGTSESKIEDQPVSSENLRESLKKELEFYFSRENLSKDLYLMSQMDSDQFVPIWTIASMEGIKVLTSDMELILDVLRSSPMVQVDEKGEKVRPNHKRCIIILREVPETTPIEEVESLFKNDNCPKVISVEFAHNNNWYITFQSDTDAQQAYEYLREEVKTFQGKPIMARIKAINTFFAKNGYRSMDSSLYSQQSQSHSQYSSPLYMQHIYPQQQYPVYGIVPPTWTTSPTPYFETPLAPFPNSTFVNGFGSGHYKTGSGSLTVTRPFNRNRVPLYSRKNVINAFRNHTKPQVRPNELTSSVTPVSLESLTGLRSPQPPVPSSAISNPAQPASDLSSMFSHLSSSSSSLDPNDDSSMAARGRRGTTYRGTRRRREDDRIMRPVPLAEVKVSPPKFDLAATNFPPLPGCVISTQGEPVLENRMSDVVRGLYRDKMEPVNKETTVSPAPSQPVVTEDSLTSLSPTRTSAKPVTQPLATSAPSMGSLEKRVERPELSIPKVTQSTAPIQATVSPSSTQAVPSARPQATTVSTPVKPSMPTPVPATVPTLSQEPRKLSYAEVCQRPPKDPPPAAPASASPSSTASGQPLRELRVNKAEEPGSSSAPGDKQERGHVREGGREFKDSRPMRDRDFKAHYRSNGPRGTGGLKFRDQKRPPLARRHSPQGGYRHTGKEQNIPPVSPK from the exons GTTACATCTAAGGGCACCAGTTTGAACCCTAATGCCAAAGTATGGCAGGAGATGCCCATGACCCCCAGTGAAGCTGTATCAAACAGCCCCCATTGGCCCCCCTCGGACCTCAGTGAGG GTTACTCGGAGCCGCCCTTTGCCGGTTGCAAGCCGTACACTGTGGGATTCACAGGCCTGGATAACTGCAGCTCCACAGCAACAGCTGAGATAGTAGTAAATGGAATGGACCCTCCAGAGTTGGGCTTTTCCCCTGCCGAGTGCACCACGGGGACCTCAG AGTCCAAAATTGAAGATCAGCCAGTCTCATCTGAGAACCTACGTGAGTCTCTGAAAAAAGAGCTGGAGTTTTACTTCTCAAG agAGAACCTCTCCAAGGACCTGTACCTAATGTCCCAGATGGACAGTGACCAGTTTGTCCCTATTTGGACCATTGCTAGCATGGAGGGCATTAAGGTCCTCACTAGTGACATGGAACTCATTTTGGATGTGTTGAGAT CATCGCCTATGGTACAAGTGGATGAGAAAGGGGAGAAGGTGCGCCCCAACCACAAACGATGTATTATCATACTGCGGGAAGTCCCTGAAACCACACCCATTGAG GAAGTAGAGTCCCTGTTTAAAAACGACAACTGTCCGAAGGTGATAAGTGTAGAGTTTGCACATAACAACAACTGGTACATCACATTCCAGTCAGACACCGATGCTCAGCAG GCATATGAATACTTGCGAGAGGAAGTAAAAACATTTCAGGGAAAACCCATAATG GCCAGAATAAAGGCAATCAACACATTCTTTGCAAAGAATGGCTACCGTAGCATGGACAGCAGCCTGTACTCCCAGCAGTCCCAGAGCCATTCCCAGTACAGCTCCCCCCTGTACATGCAGCACATCTACCCACAGCAGCAGTACCCGGTCTACGGCATTGTGCCCCCCACCTGGACAACCTCGCCCACGCCGTACTTTGAAACTCCTTTG GCACCTTTTCCCAACAGTACCTTTGTGAATGGATTTGGCTCTGGACACTATAAAACTGGCTCTGGTTCTCTTACAGTCACTCGACCTTTTAACAGAAATCG TGTACCCCTCTATTCAAGAAAGAATGTAATAAATGCCTTCAG AAACCACACAAAACCCCAGGTTAGGCCGAACGAGTTAACATCGTCCGTAACTCCTGTGTCATTGGAAAGTCTGACAGGACTGCGCAGTCCACAGCCTCCTGTCCCTAGCTCTGCCATCTCTAACCCAGCCCAGCCGGCCTCTGACCTAAGCTCTATGTTCTCGCATctttcttcctcctcctcatctTTGGACCCTAATGATGACAGTAGCATGGCTGCACGTGGACG AAGAGGCACCACTTACAGAGGAACACGGAGGCGGCGAGAAGATGACCGTATTATG AGGCCTGTACCGCTGGCTGAAGTAAAAGTGTCACCTCCCAAGTTTGACTTGGCTGCCACTAATTTTCCTCCTCTTCCTGGCTGTGTGATCAGTACTCAAGGAGAGCCAGTGCTCGAAAACAGAATGTCGGATGTCGTTCGCGGTTTGTACAGGGACAAG atGGAACCGGTAAATAAAGAAACCACTGTAAGCCCAGCTCCAAGCCAACCTGTGGTCACAGAAGATAGTTTGACAAGCTTAAGTCCCACCAGAACATCTGCAAAGCCTGTCACACAACCACTCGCAACTTCAGCTCCTAG TATGGGGAGTCTGGAGAAGAGGGTTGAGCGACCGGAGCTCAGCATTCCAAAAGTGACCCAAAGCACAGCACCCATCCAAGCGACAGTCAGCCCGTCCTCCACACAAGCCGTGCCCAGCGCCAGGCCTCAAGCAACTACTGTCTCCACCCCAGTGAAGCCCAGCATGCCTACACCTGTTCCTGCCACTGTTCCGACCCTTTCACAG GAGCCACGTAAGCTCAGCTATGCTGAGGTGTGCCAACGGCCTCCCAAAGACCCCCCACCTGCAGCCCCTGCCTCGGCATCCCCCAGCAGCACGGCGTCAGGCCAGCCTTTGCGTGAATTGCGTGTGAACAAGGCTGAGGAGCCAGGCTCCAGCAGCGCTCCTGGAGACAAGCAGGAGAGAGGCCATGTCAGGGAGGGTGGACGGGAGTTCAAAGACAGCCGGCCCATGCGTGACCGTGACTTTAAAGCCCACTACCGCAGCAATGGCCCCAGAGGCACTGGCGGGCTCAAGTTCCGCGACCAGAAGCGGCCGCCTCTAGCACGACGCCACTCTCCGCAGGGAGGTTACAGGCACACTGGCAAAGAGCAGAATATTCCACCAGTGTCGCCAAAGTAA
- the asb8 gene encoding ankyrin repeat and SOCS box protein 8 translates to MSSTMWYIMQSIQSKYSLSERLIRTIAAIRSFPHDNVEDLIRKGADVNRMHGTLKPLHCACMVADADCVELLLEKGAEVNALDGYNRTALHYAAEKDESCVELLLEYGAQPDALDGNKDTPLHWAAFKDNPECVRALLDSGAYPNARDYNNDTPLSWAAMKGNLESVKVLLDYGAQVHVTNLKGQTPISRLVALLARGLGTEQEEECLELLCRAAGRFEIRRADGTLPRELSKDPQLLARLTNMVAQAPTLRSLARCAVRQSLGVQFLPTAVKELPLPETIKEYLLLRD, encoded by the exons ATGAGCTCTACTATGTGGTACATCATGCAAAGCATTCAAAGTAAATACTCCTTGTCTGAACGGCTCATCCGCACCATCGCAGCCATCCGCTCGTTTCCGCACGACAATGTGGAGGATCTCATCCGTAAG GGTGCTGATGTAAACCGGATGCATGGCACACTGAAGCCCTTACACTGTGCCTGCATGGTTGCTGATGCTGACTGTGTGGAGCTGCTGTTGGAGAAGGGAGCAGAG GTAAATGCGTTGGACGGCTATAACCGCACGGCACTCCACTACGCAGCAGAAAAAGATGAGAGCTGTGTGGAGCTGCTGTTAGAGTACGGTGCTCAACCTGACGCACTGGACGGCAACAAGGACACTCCACTTCACTGGGCCGCCTTCAAAGATAACCCGGAGTGTGTAAGAGCGCTGCTTGACAGCGGGGCTTACCCCAATGCCAGAGACTACAACAACGACACGCCATTGAGCTGGGCCGCCATGAAAGGCAACCTGGAAAGTGTCAAAGTGCTATTAGACTACGGAGCCCAGGTACACGTGACCAACCTTAAGGGTCAGACGCCCATTTCTCGACTGGTGGCTCTCTTGGCCCGGGGCCTGGGCACTGAACAAGAAGAGGAGTGCCTGGAACTGCTGTGCAGGGCGGCAGGCCGCTTCGAGATCCGACGAGCCGACGGTACGCTTCCGAGGGAGCTGAGTAAGGATCCCCAGCTGCTTGCGAGGCTCACCAACATGGTAGCTCAGGCGCCCACGCTTCGCTCTCTGGCGCGCTGTGCTGTGCGACAGAGTCTGGGGGTGCAGTTCCTCCCCACTGCTGTGAAGGAGCTTCCTTTACCAGAGACCATCAAGGAATATCTTCTTCTGAGAGACTGA